The DNA window CTGTGCAGAACTTTGGTCCAGCTCCTGCTATTTGTTTCAatctcaatttttattttccagTCTCTGTTCACCTCATGCACCTTTTATATCCTGGACCCCATAGCCTCTAAAATACTTCCATTTGCTGTTGCAAATCTAAGAGCCCCTCTAAGTTTCCCTTGCTGGATTCTGTTTCATTAAACAGTTCttgccccattcccctctccttgcGAATACAATCTTTGTGTAATCTtatttggcctggaaccaaataACACTAGATCCCAATTGCCAAAACTGCCACTTATAAGTCTACTGCAGAGTTGGAGAATAGAGCCATCTAATTAAAGGCTAAACCACCAACTACTTGGTCTGTTTAAAGCTTTAACTGAGTTTGCACCAGTGATGTTCAGGTTATTCTCACACAGGGATCATATGATCAGATCAGTCCATCGACCCCACTTTTCGTTGCTTCATCTTTCCTTCACTAGGTTccacctttgattttttttttagcctgCTGTTTGTTGTTGATCCGACAGTATTCTGATGTGCTCTGGAACACAAAATATCCACGGGGCCCCATCCTTCCCTGACCGGATTTAGGGAAATATCAGTAACTCCCCTTTCTAATGAGAAAATTCACCACTCGACTCTTTCCACTTGGTGTTTGACTGTCCAAAAAGTACAAGAGATTAATCATTGAAACAAGGGATTACCAAACCCAGGAAATACCAGATAGTCTGTTCACCACTGTCGCTCACTGTATATACAACCAACACTACACACAGTGTTTGCCTCTCACCGCAATCCCTCCCAACAccaaacccgccccccccccccaaatcccttcAGTCAATGGTCCACAGTCTCTTCCCCGTGGAGTGCTCTGCATTTTATTGTTTGTAAAATGTCATGATGACCAAAAAAGAACTCAACATGCCGTGGCCCCCTTCACTTTCCAGCCGATGTGTGTACAGATGCTCACTGACCCTAGAATTGATGGAGTATTGAAGGACTTGTGTTTAACACGTTCATCACACCCACTTTCCATTCGCCTGACTCGCTGTTGGTTGTTGTTCACAGGCTCTGATCTGTTTGGATGTTGCCTCAAACCCGCAGCTACTTGCCAAATAACCAACTCACGGATCCATCCAGAATTATTCAAAGACACTGACccgcaaacaacaattaaacctgTGGTTCTGGATCTTTGAACCGTCACGATCAGTGACCATAACCGATGGGATGGGGGCCGATCCACCAATTGACAATTTGGTCCATTATGGTCAAGTGCCCGGGTGGCCCCGGAGAGGGAGCATGTGGTGTCCACCGTTACGCTTGATGCCTTCCGCGACCGCTGGGCACCGCAGGGTATAGACTGTCTTTCAGACATCAATAATAGAATCCTGATTTAATTGGGAAAGTATCCTGTTGTTTTTGGTGGCACTTGATGCTTATTTTGGTATCTTTTCAGTTTGATTGGACCATCCAATATTAGTGGTGCCCTGAGAGGGCCACTTGTGATGGTTTATGTTTGGTGACCctggggcaacccagagtctcCCTTATTGGTCCATCAAAGAAAGGTCGATTATGGTCAAGAATATGGTCacgatcagatttttttttctttggagtgtgggatggaagagcagccatggtttttttgcttttcctttttttgtgttttaggccccccttttataagaaggggaggggggttggttgtgtttatgtgcagtaaatcaataaacccaaaataagtgtcaaattataattttattacatcgatccaggatgcactccagtccctgcggtgcccaccggtcacggaaacAGATTTTACAGTTTGAGGAAAGTCAACGCAATTGGATCTTTATTGAATTGTCAGCCAATGATGCTCCTCCTTCAAAGTTCTGACTGGCTCTGGGTgtcatctcccctcctcccttttcttgattggtgttctgagagaggatGTAATTTCTGATTGGGTATTGCCAACTGTCACTCATCATCTAGGCTGCCACGCCCAGGATTAACCAGCAGTATAAATATGGAGCTTTGGGTGGCTGTTTTTCAGTTTCTTGCTTCAATAGAGTTGTTTAgttttgttaaagttaatttaaagatggcttcccaagtgtgtcagaactatcacaaggagtgtgaggatggtgtcaacaagcagatcaatatggagctctattcctcctatgtttatcttTCTATGGTGAGTTTTGTTTCTTTGACCCCTTCACACTGGAGATTCTAATGTGACATTACAAAATTCTGTTTTCTCCAACTCATCTATTGCCTTTTCTCTAatccgcaccccctccccccaattgatGGATGGTGAGTGTCTTTTTAAAGCTGTAATATAATGTGATTTATTGTACAGTCATTATCAAAATGTCTCCCTCTTCCTTGCAGTAGTTGCACCACATTCTATATCTTAAATCTCAATTGTTCACTTTCCTGGTGTCTGAGCTTTCTATTGAAGTTGTGTTTTGCAATACACTCTGCATTCAATGCCTGGGAttcatatttcttaccctctattcTACATCTCTCCACAGTCTTTCCCCACATTCTCCTTGCAATGGGGGGGGGTCACAATCTTAAATTAGAGCGAGTCCATTTAGGAGGTAAGTGAGGAAGCACTTTTCCCCTCAAAGGtactggaaatctagaactctctcccttgaaagtctgtggatgttggggattaattggtgctttcaagactgaaatcttttgttgggtcagggtactGAAGGAtgagttgatgtacagatccaTGTTCTAATTAAATCATTGAGTTGGCTCAAATGGCTGTATGTCCCACTTCTGTTTCTATGCTCTGAACCTTCACTTTTTAAGTACCAGCTTGTCCctgtctgtcttctctctctgcctttgctctATTGGTGGTAGGGCCTTCAGCCATTTTGGTCCTACTCAGTGTAACTGTTAATCCCTTTGCCTTCctacctctgtctgtctctcaaagCATTCAAATGCTAACAGTTTCTAGTCATGCAACTCTTACTGCTTGGTATCTGTTTCTCCTCTGAAATGCCTTGATGTTTAGTGTTGAAGGTGCTAAGTTAATGCTGTTTGTGGTAGTTGTAGAAAGGGGTTTGTTTCAAATTTCAGTCATGAAAAGGATGTAAGCTTTTATGTTCCTTCACTAATTTCTAGACATATAATTCAGTCTTGGGTGTGAAGATTAAAGTGAAATATTGTGTTGAGCATGTTCAAAGCTGAATTGGTAATTTTCCATTGGCCAGCTTCCCTATTGCTAGGAGTGAGATTATCTCACCACCAGGTTAGTGAAGCAAGTCAGCCTGTGCTAGTTTTCAGAACCATCTGCCTACAAGctcagtgagacttgaacccttgacagaaagcaaaatattgaGGTTGGCTTTATGTACAATACCCATGATGATAATTCTGATACCCAACTACTTTTGATCTCaccagtcctattactttgaccgggatgatgttgccctgcgtcactttgctgagttcttcaaggagcagtcgcATGAGGAAtgggagcacgctgagaaactgctgaaattccagaatcagcgtggGGGCCGAGTCATCTTGGAGGATATCAAGGTTAGATTTAATGGAGTGGCCTTCTGAATGGCTCCCCTTAAATGgacaattttaaatatttctaaagCAATTTGTTCTAATgcacataattacatagaatgtccagcacagaatcaggacatttcgcccaactggtctatgctggtgtttatgctccacatgagctgccTCCCACCTTCATCTTGCCCTATCATCACATCCATCTATTActgtctccctcagtacttcTCCTTAAAGACATTTATACTATTTGACTCATGGTTGTGGTGGTGTAATTCTATATTCTTGGGACAATTGGTTCATGGCAACATTGACATCTGATTGCTTTTCACCCCTATTTTCCTTCAGTACTTTCTTGTGTATTTTGTTTAATCCATTAAGTGAACTGGCTGAGACCTGATTcccttttcagaagccagagcaggatgagtggagcaatggtctggaggcgatgcagagagctctgcagatggagaagaatgtgaaccagagtctgctggatctgcacaaactctccactgagaggacagaccctcatgtaagtttTTAATGTGGGCCTTTGGGTAAGTTCGAGGTGGTGGTAATTTACTGTCCTTGAGCCTATTCAAAAGATCTTCATACCCAATAGCTTTGTTGGTGTCATGCTCAAAttttattggggaggggagacaggAAAGGGAGATTGCCCTACTGTCTGCATTAGAAGTAAATGTATCTGATCCCAGGATCTAAGCACTTAATAGAGCAAAGTTACTGTATAAAATGCATCAATCTAAAGTGCACCACTTGACGATCCTCCAGACCAAGAAGATTAAAATCCAAACCCTTGGAGAAGCTCAGATCTTCCTCCATCTCTTGCTGGACATAACTATTTTCCATCTTTtcttccagttgtgtgacttcctggagacccactacttggatgaacaagtgaaaatgatcaagaagcttggagatcacatcaccaacctgaagagactgggagcccctgagaatggcatgggagtgtacctgtttgacaagctcaccctgggggagagtgattgaACTGACTGCAGGGATAAAGCTTATTGTTCAGTACTCCTGTTTATAGTCTGAAGAACCCCTATCCTGTAGCAATGGTGACTTTGTACGAAGAGCTGTGAGACCTGGGCTCTTGATGTGAAATGTAATAGTAACTGGAAATAAACTGTTACAGAAGACTGGGTTTTGGCTCCTTGCAAATTGAGTGATTGCTTATTTTTCAGATTAACATAATTCAGCTGTTGTAACAAATTACATTGGGCTATGTATTGGCTTTAGGGTGAGATTCTGCCCTATGACATTTTTTCTTCTGGGGTCATCTCAATGTAGTGACTTGGGTGTTGAGGGCCAATGTGTCTGCCTTGAGTGTAAATTGTATTTATGCAGTAAAATGATTACTGCTGATTTCAATGCAAAGAACAATACAGTAATGAGTTACTGTTCCTATTAGTACTGCATATTATCAACTGTTTAACTCATTAATGATGCAAAATCAGCTGCTGTAACATTTTGTTCCAATAAAACACAAGGAAAGTGAACTAGTAATTTTAGTCCAATAGGCAATTTTTTAAAGAATAGTATCTGCCTGGGGAAGAACAATCCAGATGCTTTTTTTTCAAAGATGCTACAGACCTCAGTAGGTAGTTGGGGTAGCTTATGAAATCACTCACTATTACTCCTAATAAACTGTTTGTTTGGAGTCAAATAGGTCTCATATGGGGGAGTGAAGGTTCCCTGTTTGTCTATTTCCCTTCATTTTCATCTTCTGCCCCCCAACCCCCTGTTAATCTCCCCCATGAATAATAAATTGGGTATGGTACAGAAAAAATATCTCGAACTAAACTCCAGCAAACAAAATCTTCCTTCTGGTAGACGTAGTAAATGCACTAAACAACTAACTTGAACCATTAAGTTAAATAGATAAGGCTCCTAAACTCTTCCATACCACTACTGTTCCATCAATTCATAAACCCAATATAAGCAGCTCATCCATAAATCTATCAATTTGTATTTATCCCATTGTGCAGTTAATACTAGATTACAATTCTAAATTCTACTGGATCACCATTTCATTTAAACCAAGTTAAATAGATATTTTGCCTGAAACTCCACATCCCAATGCCATCAATTCATGAACACAATACAATCAGCTCCTCCATAAATGTGTCGATTTGCCTATAGTCCTATTGTGTGTTCCATACCAAATTGTAATCAACCTTTCCAAATCCTATGGGTTCTCCattcatctccttcacccctatgAATGGATTCAAATGTTGATGCTGTAGCTGTAATTATCCAGTGTTTCCAAGTGAAGTTTAGGAACTTGTGACttgcactgggtgtgatagaatTGCCGTCTTCAGTCAGTCCATGTTAATATCTTTatattgatggagtaaataaggggaaactgattCCAGTAGCAGACCGGTTAGTAACCagcaaacacagatttaaggtgattggtaaaagaaccagaagtgacacGAAACTTTTTTcagtgttctgatctggaatgcattgcctcatcgggtggtggaagcagatttaataactttcaaaaggaaattggataaatacttgaagggggaaagagcaggggagtgggactaattggatagctctttcaaagaggcagcatcggcacaatgggctgaatggcttctttctgtgctgtaatagtaGGATATTATGATCTCTAAAGGCACTTTTGGGATATCAATGTCACCACATTTCAGACGTTGTTGAGCCATAATTTTACGAGTCAGTGTGGATTATCTGGTAGCTTTGACTGCTGCATAGTTCGCacctttgaggtgtagtcactgttgtaaggtaagaaatgcggcagtcaatttgcctcCAGCAAggacccaaaaacagcaatgaaatattgacctgataatctgttttagtgatgttagttgagggataaatattggtccagatattggggagaactccgctgctcttcctcgaaatagtgctgtgggatattttacgtccacctgagagagcagatgaggcctcgatttaatatcacatccaaaagacggcacctccgacagtgcagcactcccttagtcagcctagaatatgtgctcaagtctcgagatgatgacttgaacccacaaccttctgactctgaggtgagagtgctgccactgagccacagctgacacaaatggagatgtttgtgtgGGTGACATTGCATTCCGTAATCTTCACTGCCTCTCATTCTCGCTGAATATCCTGAATTTTACCAAACAACATTTCATGAGAATCAAAACTAAAAATGATGCATCCCACAATGCTTTGCCCAGTTGATGCCCccatgctgccaatcctcagacacacccattctctatattagaactggggacgattcacaccatccatgggatggaatttccatttctctCACCAATGGATGGTTTGCAAATTCACTCAAGACAACTTGATTGCTTTGAATATTGTCTCAACATCACAATCACCAACAAGTAATAAACTTGACCAGATTACGAAAAGCCACTTCAGTGAAAATATCAAATTAttatcaaataattcaaagttatgattccaagagattgaaacaaagagaaactttcagatttttttttttcttttttttttcactttcaggttttttttttccttttttcttttttttaattttgataggccccccttttataagaaggggggtgtggggtgtgcttaaatactaaaaccaaacaaaccaaaaccaagtgttcaaattaaaattttattctcctcgtccaggatacactccagcccctgcggtgcccaccggtcgcggaaagcctcgagcgtaccggcagacaccgcgtgctccatctccaggtccacccgggcgcggagcattccgcggaagagaggcagacaggccgagcgaccgcccccacggaccacgatcatcctagacctgtggatggccaccttggacaggcccaggagcaggcccacgagaacgtccaccgacctgcccgcccccctcctcaccgggcggccaaagatcaggagcgtgggactgaaatgcagccagaacttgaggagcagcccctccaaataatggaacaggggctgcagtctcgcacaccccgTGTACAGAAGAAACACGGACTCCTCCATGCCGCAGAAatcacaagcggcctgggtgtccgtgaaatggcgtaaccgccggttgcacgcgactgctccgtgcgccaccctccaccccagatccccgatgGAACACGGGAGGATCCCTGAGTAGAAAGCCCCACACTGGgcacccccgtctccgccggacggcaggatggtacgccagggcgtgtccggccgagagacgagggcgaggaagtggatggtgtgcaggagcagcccgtacaggaattCCCTctgcgcggtgtgaaacggcacggagggaatttccgagagacggctcaagttgtgaggcgcgaccccccgagggaggttccggggtttggcgccgaggaggaactccgtccgaacgggggtcaggtcggacgggatggctcctcacgcctgagccgcctccacatcccgagtggagtcagggccgagcgccgatttcaatgCCTGGATGGCgatggccgcgtccccggcacgccacgaggacatccgtgcggcgagcgcccacggctccaaccaacccgacccaccgccatccaggccgtccctgactctggtcacccgaccggccacggccctccgcaccgacagccgcgagtggccgaagccgatatcgcggaggaacggattcccgagtagcggctcctgcaggacggccgctacccctgacgggcgagagctccgaccggaggcgaccgtgctccagaccctgagcagatcctggtaaaagacaggcagctcctgcaaagacatgcggccgcccaccagcgagatgaacaggagctgcgtgtcgtagttcaggccgtgcagctggcggaaaaaatacgtcgccagcgcacggcatctaagaggacgctcaacgtacaggtatcgccgcagcgtccgaaggcggaaagttgccaccagggtgcggacgcacaccagcccctgaccgccctccctaagcgggagactcaggaccgcggcagcgacccagtgtatccctctggcccagaagaagtcgacgaacttcctctgaatcttggcgacaaactcggggggtggggtcaaagtgaccaaccggtaccacaacatggcggccaccagctggtttatgaccagcactcgacccctgtaggataacactcggagcagtcctgtccagcgcgccaggcgagcggcgaccttggcctccagctcttcccagttcgccggccaggcttcctcggcagggccgaggtagactcccaggtaccggaggtgcgtggtactccaggcgaaaggcctgagctcctccggcagggagtcaacccgccactgacccaccagaaaactagacgaaactggagtgcatcctggatatccacaggtccaggatgctcgcggtccgtgggggcggtcgctcgtcctgtctgcctctctttcgcgggttgctccgcgcccgggtggccctggagatggagcacgcggtgtctgccgttacgcttgaggctttccgcgaacggtgggcaccgcaggggctggagtgcatcctggacgaggaaaataaaattttaatttgatgcctggtttcgttttatttggtttttagtacTTAAGCACACCCTGCACCCCccacttcttataaaaggggggcctaaaaaacacaaaaaaaaagagaaaaacaagggtgctggttggtgggtaaagtgatagttgagttatttggtatcatgggggattttgtagtgagaggtttgttcccagtgctggtgttagttggagtggtttgttgctctgatatttggcaaTAGTTTAGAGgccagagatttccatggagaagagtaaaacccacccctgtgccccagagagtccctccccctctgcatccctttggttcccatttcagtgtgtctgaggggagaagtctctctccactgcagactgtgatggtgcagtgtggagagcagaacctgctggtgagggtaaacttggatttatttagaaccaggcacctgattaaagctgctgacctgaccctggggacagcaggttgtcggccaactgggatctactctcagaaccacactgtcctctttgactatgggctccatgaatgtggcagcagattgcaggtaatgtgattcctcaactcttgttccaatttcactgtgtggattactgcccactctgaactcattaacatcgggggaaactccagccactgaggagatccctgaatgaaatctgtgtataaatttttgcccactgtgaagtatcaccctgtgtgaaactacttCTTTATGTTGACATGTCAATCTtcgctttatatttaaaaagaaattcaacttgtcactgagggactgcatctttcttaaatgggtcattgctactctctaactctgagattcaattctattgaccttgaaccttcacctgcatttctccaaaccactctgttcttttgtgcctcaattgatttatcttttccgttccttcctgtggatattcaggcctgttgcctcaacttgtggtcaatgaatgttcagtgtggaagttcctgttgagacttcccttgaaagatgaaacaagtggaacaataattgggatacagtgtattaaaggggaactccacttttggttcTGACACCTGCCAATACCACTGATTCCACGGACACAGATGAGATTTAAAAGTGGtgttgtgttttgtgctccatatcaggggtaacttgagccccttaaggtgaaagctcgaatctatatgggaaagaatgctcatcaaatctggcagtgccaatcatttcaggggtttctgactgcaggcctgaagtcccctgtaatagaaggtggactgagcagagtaacagaggctgctccaggcaacttctaccaatggtggagctgcttcaatcatgtgtcattgaggagcagctgaaacccctcaaactgctgcttaacagggtaggaaaatgaccagaaatagcttttgtccaatgagaccagctcttcattcctcaacctgatgtctttcagatggctggcGATTTCCTGGTCgacaccacccacctgaaccacaccccaaatgctcgtggatctgttattgtcattcccattgagtgccactATTTTAGGTAAGAATCTTTACTCTATTGCAAATAAGGTCCACAGCAGGTGCAGTTCTGtgaagttgtcctgaaattactGTACTCTCCTTtcaggaagggcaatgtgagcagtgaccctatcaagcccacctggatcccattcagctcgaccaagtctggagaagggcttctgtcattctcactgcgtcttatgaacggtatgtgatgggtggatggcgagtgcttttctgtcgtctcccactgggagttacacccactgtctccaacccttgtcctcttgtacttcagatgactggcttccagagcgcacctcgactgtctactacctgggtgacctcattcacattgaggcctctgtttcaatgaccaaccacatgcccttgaagctctacattgacagctgtaCAGCTgcattgagcccagacaaggattccaccccaagatacaacatcattgactcccatgggtaaggagctctctgctttctccagctggttCTGTCTCAATAGGTTCACTTAATTCACTTTGTCTGTTTTATaaatctttcttcagttgcctcctggacagcaaagctgaggactccttttcaacctttgtgttgccaagaggtgaacgtaagctggacaaactccagtttgatctggatgcgttccgcttctttggagatgaccgttccttggtaagaggaagccaaacattgggttccccgtgttgggaggaggtcactaaataacaacttgtattgaatgtgtccctcagattttcatcacctgtcacctgaaagttgctgcagtggatcggagagattccatgaacaaagcttgtactttccagaatatgtaagttccctctcTCGTTCAGGGATGTGTTGATTGAAGGGTGATGGACAACCTGGTTgataaactgattctctggttgagctggaccccattggaagaatcgaccaatgacgtgtgtgcctgttgtcatctgggCAACTGCAGTGCCACAAGGGATTTCCTCgttgattccagaggaaggagggatcttgtatctggacctggtaggacattgatcctcttgattgttggaggtcaccctttaccctctaactggaatgtttgatattgcagagagtgatgctgagttgaagtgggagggtgaggcctcacttggacccttggtcattctggatcctcatgtgacagacctggcaactgagccccttaatgatgttgagcaaaggatgcaggagaggtctccaggtggtgagttggccgactgctagtttccattttcctctcagtatttccttcactaaccattggtttcttgttgctttataggtgtggcgtctgaggtggtcctgatcTTGGCCCTGACTGTGAGcgctgtctctctgatctctgcttcttGGATTGCCTTGTTCCTGAacaggaaacacaagcaaacccagtttaactagttatcaaatgaccaataaagCAGTGACCACTTGTATCTTCTCatggctggttgctcatttcTCACTGTCTCCAGTCAACGACACAATGAGTGCTCAATACCGTGTTAGTAACACACTGCACTCCTCCGTCagttcctcctgttagtgaaatggGTTGAAATGGGTCCATGTAACTTGTGGCAGAATGGCTGGTAATAGTGTATCCAGGCCCAGTCCagggatggctgcagcaatgggtgaaggcttgccaggccctcattgtgcaggtcaatgagctctgaagggacagtgggactggcctgAAGTCCTGGTGCCGGGTGGTTGACTGCCCAATCATTCCCTTGGTGCTCTCTGGCCATTGATCACTCG is part of the Heptranchias perlo isolate sHepPer1 unplaced genomic scaffold, sHepPer1.hap1 HAP1_SCAFFOLD_163, whole genome shotgun sequence genome and encodes:
- the LOC137309359 gene encoding ferritin heavy chain B-like, translated to MASQVCQNYHKECEDGVNKQINMELYSSYVYLSMSYYFDRDDVALRHFAEFFKEQSHEEWEHAEKLLKFQNQRGGRVILEDIKKPEQDEWSNGLEAMQRALQMEKNVNQSLLDLHKLSTERTDPHLCDFLETHYLDEQVKMIKKLGDHITNLKRLGAPENGMGVYLFDKLTLGESD
- the LOC137309370 gene encoding zona pellucida sperm-binding protein 3-like, with product MAGDFLVDTTHLNHTPNARGSVIVIPIECHYFRKGNVSSDPIKPTWIPFSSTKSGEGLLSFSLRLMNDDWLPERTSTVYYLGDLIHIEASVSMTNHMPLKLYIDSCTAALSPDKDSTPRYNIIDSHGCLLDSKAEDSFSTFVLPRGERKLDKLQFDLDAFRFFGDDRSLIFITCHLKVAAVDRRDSMNKACTFQNIWTPLEESTNDVCACCHLGNCSATRDFLVDSRGRRDLVSGPGRTLILLIVGGHPLPSNWNV